One stretch of Priestia megaterium DNA includes these proteins:
- a CDS encoding YjcZ family sporulation protein produces the protein MGAKGGFGFSFIVVLFILLVIVGCSCYY, from the coding sequence ATGGGTGCAAAAGGCGGTTTTGGTTTTTCATTTATCGTTGTTTTATTTATTCTATTAGTAATCGTAGGGTGTTCTTGCTACTACTAA
- a CDS encoding YjcZ family sporulation protein: MGKQNFALIVVLFVLLVIVGASGFRF, encoded by the coding sequence GTGGGAAAACAAAATTTTGCGTTAATCGTTGTGTTATTTGTTTTACTTGTTATTGTAGGTGCGTCTGGCTTTCGCTTTTAA